In Macadamia integrifolia cultivar HAES 741 chromosome 13, SCU_Mint_v3, whole genome shotgun sequence, one DNA window encodes the following:
- the LOC122060239 gene encoding transcription factor HEC1-like, which produces MDVDLMIKSATEDQVEMMMMMHMDKLPEFFGSYPEFSCPSGSSIGASPIVFDNPHVPSPTLPNPPSTITFMGTVAQEAVSPIFLNPMTGWLRNAGELELLGASKKNSMAAMREMIFRIAAMQPIHIDPESVKPPKRRNVKISKDPQSVAARHRRERISERIRILQRLVPGGTKMDTASMLDEAIHYVKFLKTQVQSLERAAANRPVGIGFGFPVVM; this is translated from the coding sequence ATGGATGTAGACCTGATGATAAAGTCTGCAACAGAAGATCAggtggagatgatgatgatgatgcacaTGGACAAGCTTCCTGAATTTTTTGGATCCTACCCAGAGTTCTCATGCCCTAGTGGTTCCAGCATTGGAGCCTCACCAATTGTCTTTGATAACCCACATGTGCCTTCACCAACATTACCTAACCCACCTTCCACCATTACCTTCATGGGCACTGTAGCTCAAGAAGCAGTATCACCCATCTTTCTCAATCCCATGACAGGGTGGTTGCGAAACGCCGGAGAATTAGAATTATTGGGTGCAAGTAAGAAGAATTCGATGGCGGCAATGAGAGAGATGATCTTCCGGATTGCTGCGATGCAACCAATTCATATTGACCCGGAGTCTGTGAAGCCACCCAAGCGGAGGAACGTGAAGATATCGAAGGATCCACAGAGTGTGGCAGCAAGGCACAGAAGGGAGCGGATAAGCGAAAGGATAAGGATCCTTCAGAGATTAGTCCCTGGAGGAACTAAGATGGATACAGCTTCCATGTTGGATGAAGCGATTCACTACGTGAAATTCCTAAAAACACAGGTGCAATCTCTCGAACGAGCTGCTGCGAATAGGCCTGTTGggattgggtttgggtttcCTGTTGTTATGTAA